The following proteins are co-located in the Pedobacter sp. FW305-3-2-15-E-R2A2 genome:
- a CDS encoding RagB/SusD family nutrient uptake outer membrane protein translates to MKRLYISLFAVTLMFTAGCKKELYKDPIGLITPEQVSTDPTLNTVVSSVDASYRMLSYTLNLMGNWDWAGGKVIRPDVILQDIAGGDVLKKWNPDGDQPWMDDIAGFRFTSENGGFNGIWAFNYQGISKANLALSYLTDDALVAKIGMDATLRSRLLGEAYFLRAYYYFDLVNNFGDVPIITKPLKTFNEAYEVARTVPQAQAWALINDDLSKAKSALPATKFSSTTDKWRVSKGAVVALQAKVALYNQRWTDVISLVTELEGTGLYSLNANYFDSFNVAKEFSDNEVIFAYDHISGQTVRKGNGISALLDWGFFAPSPDFLNAFEANDPRLAYTVNVTDKNVNKLLGSLNGANKGNDDGPSNKIMIRMADVLLWKAEAYNETNAYPNAIALINDIRRRARTSPTAAGGTAPAGTLPDRSVAVTDKVQIKNWLMQERRVELGFEAQRLNDLKRWKTAKTVLTALGKNFQDHNYLYPVPQGEVDKSGKAIVQNSGY, encoded by the coding sequence ATGAAACGATTATATATCTCCTTATTCGCCGTAACCTTAATGTTTACCGCGGGTTGTAAAAAAGAACTGTATAAAGATCCGATCGGATTGATCACCCCGGAACAGGTGAGCACAGATCCGACCTTAAATACGGTAGTTTCCTCTGTAGATGCCTCCTACAGAATGTTGTCCTATACTTTAAACCTGATGGGCAACTGGGATTGGGCTGGGGGTAAAGTGATCCGCCCGGATGTCATCCTGCAGGATATTGCCGGAGGTGATGTCTTGAAAAAATGGAACCCTGATGGTGATCAACCCTGGATGGACGACATTGCCGGTTTCCGGTTCACTTCCGAAAACGGAGGCTTCAATGGCATCTGGGCCTTTAATTACCAAGGGATCTCGAAAGCCAATCTGGCCCTGAGCTATCTGACAGATGATGCATTGGTGGCCAAAATAGGGATGGATGCCACACTAAGAAGCCGCCTGCTTGGGGAAGCTTACTTCCTCAGGGCCTACTATTACTTTGATCTGGTCAACAATTTTGGAGATGTGCCCATCATCACCAAACCACTGAAAACCTTTAACGAGGCTTATGAAGTGGCGAGAACTGTTCCTCAGGCACAGGCCTGGGCATTGATCAACGATGACCTGAGCAAAGCGAAATCCGCACTTCCGGCAACTAAATTCTCCAGTACCACCGATAAATGGCGGGTTTCAAAAGGTGCAGTCGTTGCATTGCAGGCAAAAGTGGCTTTGTATAACCAACGGTGGACGGATGTCATCAGTCTGGTAACGGAGCTGGAAGGAACAGGTTTGTACAGCCTGAATGCCAATTATTTTGACAGTTTCAATGTCGCCAAGGAGTTCAGCGACAATGAGGTGATCTTTGCCTATGACCATATCTCTGGTCAAACTGTTCGCAAAGGCAATGGCATCAGTGCCTTGTTAGATTGGGGCTTTTTCGCACCAAGTCCGGATTTTCTGAATGCTTTTGAAGCGAACGACCCAAGGCTGGCCTATACGGTGAATGTGACGGATAAAAATGTCAATAAATTACTGGGATCCCTTAACGGCGCCAATAAAGGAAATGACGACGGGCCAAGCAATAAAATCATGATCCGGATGGCGGATGTCTTGCTTTGGAAAGCAGAAGCCTATAACGAAACCAACGCTTATCCCAATGCCATTGCTTTAATCAACGACATCAGAAGACGCGCCAGAACCTCGCCAACAGCTGCTGGAGGCACTGCGCCGGCAGGTACTCTGCCGGATCGTTCGGTCGCTGTGACGGATAAAGTGCAGATCAAAAACTGGCTGATGCAGGAACGAAGAGTGGAGTTGGGCTTTGAAGCACAACGCCTCAATGACCTTAAACGCTGGAAAACAGCAAAGACAGTGTTGACAGCACTGGGCAAAAATTTTCAGGACCACAATTATCTATATCCCGTACCACAAGGTGAAGTAGACAAATCAGGTAAAGCAATTGTCCAAAACTCAGGTTACTAA
- a CDS encoding TonB-dependent receptor — MKRNLLFSLGLSLLIVLSGLTALAQVKLSGKVTDENQQPFPGVVVQQLNTPNKTATDANGAYVITLLPDGPKSLVFNYVGYLPVTLPYTGNAVLNLSMKPSISDLNEVVVVGYTSLRKSTISGAMGNLNVGDGEKRRVPDVAQMLQGQVSGVQVTQSTGAPGDPINIRIRGENTIGFNSPLYIVDGTPTLDISFLNPSDIKSLSVMKDAASAAIYGARAAGGVVQITTKQGTANRSSLELNYFNGIQQVTNLPKLLNTAQYLSKQEQAWKNGGKPDPNPYTAAKSRTDLSDTNWLDELFETGRSQSAQLSASGGSDQVQYLLSGAYYKQNGIVVYNHDQYERFNFRANVNAKLTDRFKIGTNLQLSSAKQDWLSSKGDAPGIIRHALLRPPVLGVYKNPSDPGYKADNPFTDLPFYKFNNSNGGWDPNYERTSNPIALAYFANDKRNNVKTFGNAYAEYAFLGDKSLTLRTNLGVDLNFLHNKAFLQNFGDDDNNDPNEVDPGAGRQNRPNGLNEERGEELNLTWNNTLNYIKTINKHAINGLVGTEYIKNTASGLSASRKRYDYTTNSFQYIDFGSSARDLWNGGNASEWALFSVFASGTYVYDSRYMLTANLRADASSRFGENKQWGYFPSVSAGWAISEESFMKDIKWISNLKLRASTGKLGNQQIPNYAYLSTMLKDGEGYSLNRYGNPDLKWETTSQQNIGLDFNLFSNKLAISADYFVKTTSDILLQLSLPEMVGSVGPTYVNAGKVRNKGFELSASYRNAIGDFNYALSGNMATLTNEVIQLHPNVPTLSGPFTRTVPGQPLNAFYGYKMEGIYQTQAEITQHLSGTTNPSQLPGDIRFADLDGNGQINDNDRTFLGNPIPKFSYGINLSGGYKGFDLSVFMQGVQGVDKYNDAKKITDFDSRPFNSSTAVLQSWNGPGTSNTMPRVSTTDTGVSRVSSLYVEDASYFRIKNVELGYSFSNLLQKTKLGVKDVRLYVSGQNLYTSTKYSGLDPESIDQVDMGTYPQSRAFLFGVNVKF, encoded by the coding sequence ATGAAAAGAAATCTACTCTTCTCTCTGGGCTTGTCACTGTTAATAGTACTATCAGGGCTCACCGCTCTGGCCCAGGTCAAACTAAGTGGAAAAGTGACTGATGAAAATCAGCAGCCCTTTCCCGGGGTTGTTGTTCAGCAACTCAATACACCAAATAAAACGGCAACCGATGCCAACGGAGCGTATGTGATCACCCTGCTCCCGGACGGCCCAAAATCTCTCGTATTTAATTATGTAGGTTATCTTCCGGTAACACTCCCTTACACTGGGAATGCAGTCCTGAATCTCTCTATGAAACCCAGTATTTCAGATTTGAATGAAGTCGTGGTGGTAGGGTATACCAGTTTGCGTAAGAGTACGATTTCCGGCGCAATGGGAAACCTGAATGTTGGCGATGGGGAGAAACGAAGGGTTCCTGACGTCGCGCAAATGCTGCAAGGCCAGGTCTCAGGCGTACAGGTCACTCAAAGTACCGGCGCACCTGGCGATCCGATCAATATCCGCATTCGCGGAGAAAATACCATCGGCTTTAACAGTCCCTTGTATATCGTGGATGGAACGCCTACTTTGGACATTTCTTTTTTAAATCCTTCGGATATTAAAAGCTTATCGGTGATGAAAGATGCGGCATCCGCAGCGATCTATGGGGCACGTGCGGCAGGAGGGGTGGTTCAGATTACCACCAAACAGGGAACGGCCAACCGTTCTTCACTTGAGCTGAATTATTTTAACGGAATTCAGCAGGTCACTAATTTGCCTAAACTGTTAAATACTGCTCAATACCTGAGTAAACAGGAACAAGCCTGGAAAAATGGAGGTAAACCTGATCCAAATCCTTATACCGCAGCCAAAAGCAGAACTGATTTGTCGGATACCAATTGGCTGGATGAGCTGTTTGAAACCGGAAGGTCCCAAAGTGCACAATTAAGCGCAAGCGGCGGAAGCGATCAGGTGCAATACCTCTTGTCTGGGGCTTATTACAAACAAAATGGAATCGTGGTCTACAACCATGACCAATATGAACGCTTTAATTTCAGGGCCAACGTCAATGCAAAGCTGACCGACCGCTTTAAAATAGGAACGAATCTGCAGCTTTCTTCGGCAAAACAAGACTGGCTGTCTTCTAAAGGTGATGCACCCGGCATTATTCGCCATGCATTGTTAAGGCCACCGGTACTGGGTGTGTATAAAAATCCTTCAGACCCAGGCTATAAAGCGGATAACCCTTTTACGGACCTGCCTTTTTATAAATTCAACAACAGCAATGGTGGTTGGGACCCTAATTATGAAAGAACGTCCAACCCAATCGCACTCGCTTATTTTGCCAACGACAAAAGAAATAATGTGAAAACTTTTGGAAATGCCTATGCAGAATATGCTTTTCTGGGAGATAAATCACTGACTTTAAGAACAAACCTGGGTGTCGACCTGAACTTCCTCCACAATAAAGCATTTTTGCAAAACTTTGGAGATGACGACAACAATGATCCCAATGAAGTTGATCCGGGGGCAGGCCGGCAAAACAGGCCAAACGGATTGAATGAGGAAAGAGGAGAGGAACTGAACCTTACCTGGAACAATACCTTGAACTACATCAAAACAATTAACAAACATGCCATCAATGGGCTTGTGGGAACAGAGTATATCAAAAATACGGCATCCGGACTCTCTGCTTCCAGAAAACGATATGATTATACGACCAACAGTTTCCAGTACATAGACTTCGGATCTTCTGCCAGAGACCTTTGGAATGGCGGAAATGCAAGTGAATGGGCTTTGTTCTCGGTCTTTGCTTCCGGAACTTATGTGTATGATTCCCGTTATATGCTGACGGCCAACCTCCGCGCAGATGCTTCTTCCAGATTTGGAGAGAACAAACAATGGGGCTATTTCCCTTCTGTTTCTGCAGGATGGGCAATCTCGGAAGAATCTTTTATGAAAGATATCAAATGGATTTCGAACTTAAAATTAAGGGCAAGTACAGGGAAACTGGGCAATCAGCAGATCCCGAATTATGCTTACCTGAGCACCATGCTGAAAGATGGGGAGGGTTATTCCCTGAACCGTTATGGAAATCCGGACCTGAAATGGGAAACGACTTCACAACAGAACATCGGGCTGGACTTTAATCTGTTCAGTAATAAACTAGCCATTTCTGCTGATTATTTTGTGAAAACGACTTCCGATATCCTCTTACAATTAAGCTTACCGGAAATGGTGGGTTCGGTAGGCCCAACGTATGTGAATGCGGGTAAAGTGAGAAATAAAGGATTTGAACTTTCTGCCAGTTACCGCAATGCAATTGGTGATTTTAACTACGCGCTGAGTGGAAACATGGCGACCTTAACTAATGAGGTGATCCAATTGCATCCAAATGTACCGACCCTAAGCGGACCATTCACAAGAACTGTTCCCGGACAACCATTAAATGCATTCTATGGCTATAAAATGGAAGGTATTTACCAGACGCAAGCGGAGATCACGCAACACCTTTCCGGAACAACCAACCCTTCACAACTGCCCGGCGACATCAGGTTTGCAGATCTGGATGGAAATGGACAGATCAACGATAACGACAGAACCTTCCTCGGAAATCCAATCCCTAAATTTTCTTATGGCATCAACCTTTCCGGCGGCTATAAGGGATTTGACCTTTCTGTCTTTATGCAGGGAGTTCAGGGAGTAGACAAATACAATGATGCGAAGAAGATCACTGATTTCGACAGCAGGCCATTTAACTCTTCTACAGCAGTGCTGCAAAGCTGGAATGGACCGGGAACATCGAACACCATGCCGAGAGTCAGCACCACAGATACCGGGGTAAGCCGGGTATCGAGCTTATATGTTGAAGATGCTTCCTATTTCAGAATTAAAAACGTGGAGCTGGGTTATTCTTTCAGCAACCTGTTGCAGAAAACGAAACTGGGGGTAAAAGATGTGCGACTGTATGTATCGGGTCAGAACCTGTATACGAGCACGAAGTATAGCGGCCTGGACCCGGAATCTATTGATCAGGTAGACATGGGAACCTATCCACAATCCCGCGCATTCCTGTTTGGTGTAAATGTTAAATTTTAA
- a CDS encoding two-component regulator propeller domain-containing protein: MRGFFKFYFTVVLIAMTKLTLAAIGQDPGQFYFQQFDNRNGLSNSAVNVVFQDKDQLLWVGTWDGLNRYDGTDFRVFNYNSENKSGSIGNNVIQDIKEDKKYNIWISTIGGITRFEKPEGKFYHYFYNQATKRSIAEKEYELEIAEDGTVFCYSKTYGLSWFDLTENQFKPISLPAGIKKLLKMEKGGNGLMWFLQNDGTLLSCKVSRSGLRQIQIIKPQKQISNFFLVNNRVLFTDISNSLWLLDSQSKPQKINSISGSIKSIRYYHSNYILARDGQGIAVFDKDFQPSSFMQQEVRQLANIRVTSIEVAKDHVLWIGTDGDGLIKIYPKINYFGLVNKSNIVDLNKPVRAFAEVDGNLWVGTKGKGIVILNDFWSKSPFNSQKSELNTSNGLENNSVYALKKGISPYIYIGTDGKGLGIYDLNKKQSISWLDLSGTAKLPSFGSVYAILQDKDSSLWLGTSGSGLIHLKLSKTSAGLLSISYFKQYLSGGANGPANDIIYALSNDEDDRLWIACRYGGLSVLQKKIGKFKTFKAFSAPNDLSNNDVLSLYLDPRKRLWIGTSYGLNMLSHSESLKDRPSFKKFTMNEGLPNNTIHAIAGANSGSIWVSTNKGLARLNPENGAVANFRSGDGLQSNEFSDGAVWKSTDGLLYFGGIYGFNYFAPERITANKLQPNVLVSNIQMGGKNLDENRLQVLKSVQAPIPEYTLARKNNFFQVSLRSMSFLNEAKNEFTYKLEGLDKNWNYAGAIGNIIYNNVPPGDYILKVRWSNGEGLWTTEIKVFKLHVTQYFWLTYYALFAYVLILIASGYAFHVYRKNKLRMKYQLQMEHLLRQKDEEEHQQRLNFFTNIAHEIQTPLTMIMGSVEHLRKKENNYFVSMVHQHTARLTYLVQQLLEFRKAEAGYLKKNEDYLDISKMLDSLSELFIPTSEKNGQEYLRSIPQGLAGSIDKDKFEKILYNLLSNAFKHSGRGETVAFKVWYHPNDQVLELSVSNSGCTLKTQHLEQIFNRFYVSNEQQTEKFSTGIGLAFTKELITLMGADIQVSLQNDWIDFRIKIQLTEVKGTAETKVITSAPSALYESLVEVYDQPEMVSVEEGNKNSLIDGLQQTEKLSILLVEDEPELRFLIRNVLKDHYVVYEAGTGLEAMAFLHKTIPSLIISDVMMPDMNGLELCRTVKQTPAMARIPFVILSARGSEDHKTEGYEQGADAYIPKPFQINYLQVRIRKLLDDQLRMEHLIKDQHITNQFMDADIADTDKKFLEELLKVIEKNLNEPELNAATLEDALSISKMQLYRRLKSLAGMTPAEFIKRIRLKHAADMLVNSQYTVSEIFYRTGFNNKSYFFREFKKIYHCAPNEYRQQQYEENIAPL; the protein is encoded by the coding sequence ATGAGGGGCTTCTTTAAATTTTATTTCACGGTCGTGCTGATTGCGATGACCAAACTTACGCTTGCAGCGATAGGTCAGGATCCCGGTCAGTTCTATTTTCAGCAATTTGATAACCGAAATGGATTGTCAAACAGTGCCGTAAATGTTGTTTTTCAGGATAAAGACCAGTTGTTATGGGTAGGTACCTGGGATGGATTAAACAGGTATGATGGCACCGACTTCAGGGTCTTCAATTACAATAGTGAAAACAAAAGCGGCAGTATCGGGAACAATGTCATTCAGGACATCAAGGAAGATAAAAAATACAACATCTGGATCAGTACCATCGGCGGAATTACCCGGTTTGAAAAACCTGAGGGAAAATTCTATCATTATTTTTATAACCAGGCGACAAAAAGAAGCATCGCTGAAAAGGAATATGAGCTGGAAATAGCAGAAGATGGAACGGTCTTCTGTTACAGTAAAACCTATGGATTGAGCTGGTTTGATTTAACCGAGAATCAGTTTAAGCCGATTTCATTACCGGCAGGTATTAAAAAGCTGTTGAAAATGGAAAAAGGAGGGAACGGCCTGATGTGGTTCCTGCAAAATGATGGGACATTACTAAGCTGTAAAGTCAGTAGATCAGGGTTAAGACAGATCCAAATAATCAAGCCTCAGAAGCAGATCAGTAATTTTTTTCTCGTCAACAACCGGGTTTTGTTTACAGACATCAGCAACAGCTTATGGCTGCTGGATTCGCAATCGAAGCCTCAGAAAATAAACAGCATTTCCGGAAGTATTAAATCGATCAGGTATTACCATTCAAATTATATCCTGGCCCGGGATGGTCAGGGGATAGCGGTGTTCGACAAGGATTTCCAACCTTCTTCTTTCATGCAGCAGGAAGTTCGGCAGCTGGCCAATATCAGGGTAACGAGTATTGAAGTCGCTAAAGACCATGTCTTGTGGATCGGTACCGATGGCGATGGATTGATCAAGATCTATCCAAAGATCAATTATTTCGGCTTGGTCAATAAGAGCAATATTGTAGATTTAAACAAACCTGTTCGCGCCTTTGCAGAGGTAGATGGAAATTTATGGGTAGGAACTAAAGGAAAAGGAATTGTGATTTTAAATGACTTCTGGTCCAAATCTCCCTTTAATTCTCAAAAAAGCGAACTCAATACCAGCAATGGCCTGGAAAACAATTCGGTCTATGCCTTGAAAAAAGGCATCTCTCCTTATATCTATATCGGAACAGACGGTAAAGGACTCGGAATCTATGATTTAAATAAAAAACAAAGCATCAGCTGGCTTGACCTTTCCGGAACGGCGAAATTACCTTCATTTGGTTCGGTTTATGCTATTTTGCAGGATAAAGACAGCTCCCTTTGGCTGGGAACAAGTGGCAGCGGACTGATTCACCTGAAACTCAGTAAAACCAGCGCAGGTCTTTTAAGCATCAGCTATTTTAAACAATACCTTTCCGGCGGAGCAAACGGGCCGGCAAACGACATCATCTATGCTTTGAGTAATGATGAGGACGACCGGCTCTGGATTGCCTGCAGGTATGGAGGATTGAGTGTCTTGCAGAAGAAAATTGGGAAGTTTAAAACTTTTAAAGCCTTTTCTGCGCCAAACGACCTTTCCAATAATGATGTACTTTCTCTTTATCTGGATCCCCGGAAAAGGTTATGGATCGGGACAAGCTATGGCTTAAACATGCTCAGTCATTCCGAATCCCTTAAGGATAGGCCTTCCTTTAAAAAGTTCACGATGAATGAAGGCTTGCCAAACAATACCATTCATGCCATTGCAGGGGCGAACTCGGGCAGCATCTGGGTCAGTACGAATAAAGGACTGGCCAGATTGAACCCGGAAAATGGGGCAGTCGCTAATTTCAGGTCCGGCGACGGGCTTCAGAGCAATGAGTTTAGTGATGGTGCCGTTTGGAAGTCGACAGATGGGCTGCTGTATTTTGGAGGAATTTATGGATTTAATTATTTCGCTCCGGAACGAATTACCGCCAACAAGCTTCAGCCTAATGTATTGGTCTCCAATATTCAGATGGGCGGAAAAAACCTGGATGAAAACCGGTTGCAGGTGCTGAAATCTGTTCAGGCCCCAATTCCAGAATACACTTTGGCGCGTAAAAATAATTTCTTCCAGGTGAGCCTGAGATCTATGAGCTTTTTAAATGAGGCTAAAAATGAATTTACCTACAAACTGGAAGGACTGGATAAGAACTGGAACTATGCAGGCGCTATCGGAAATATCATTTATAACAACGTTCCTCCGGGAGATTATATCCTCAAAGTAAGGTGGAGCAATGGGGAAGGCCTGTGGACCACAGAAATCAAGGTGTTTAAACTCCATGTAACGCAATATTTTTGGTTAACGTATTATGCGCTTTTTGCCTATGTTCTGATCCTGATCGCATCGGGCTATGCCTTTCATGTGTACCGGAAAAATAAACTCCGGATGAAATACCAATTGCAGATGGAACACCTGCTCCGGCAGAAAGATGAAGAAGAACATCAGCAACGCCTGAATTTCTTTACCAATATCGCACACGAGATACAGACACCTTTGACGATGATTATGGGTTCAGTAGAACACCTTAGAAAGAAAGAAAACAATTACTTCGTTTCTATGGTGCATCAACATACCGCGAGGTTAACCTATTTGGTGCAGCAATTGCTGGAATTCAGAAAAGCAGAGGCTGGTTACCTGAAAAAGAATGAGGATTACCTGGACATCAGTAAAATGCTGGATAGCCTCTCTGAGTTGTTTATCCCTACCAGTGAAAAGAACGGACAGGAATACCTGAGGAGCATTCCCCAGGGCCTGGCGGGCTCCATCGATAAGGATAAGTTCGAAAAGATTTTATATAACCTCTTGTCTAATGCCTTCAAGCATTCCGGAAGAGGCGAAACCGTGGCTTTTAAAGTCTGGTATCATCCCAATGATCAGGTGTTGGAACTGAGCGTTTCCAACTCAGGCTGTACCTTAAAAACACAGCACCTGGAACAAATCTTCAACCGCTTCTATGTGAGCAATGAGCAGCAAACAGAAAAATTCAGTACCGGGATTGGCCTGGCTTTTACGAAAGAACTGATCACCCTGATGGGGGCTGATATTCAGGTGAGCCTGCAGAATGACTGGATAGATTTCAGGATAAAAATACAGCTGACGGAAGTAAAAGGCACTGCCGAAACCAAAGTGATCACCTCTGCACCTTCTGCTTTATATGAATCATTGGTGGAGGTTTATGACCAGCCTGAAATGGTTTCCGTGGAAGAGGGAAATAAAAACAGCCTGATTGATGGCCTTCAGCAAACCGAAAAATTAAGCATCTTATTGGTGGAGGACGAACCTGAACTTCGTTTCCTGATCAGGAACGTGTTGAAAGATCATTATGTGGTCTATGAAGCGGGAACGGGATTGGAAGCAATGGCCTTTTTACATAAAACCATTCCAAGTCTGATCATCAGCGATGTGATGATGCCGGATATGAACGGACTGGAATTATGCCGGACGGTAAAACAAACGCCCGCTATGGCACGGATTCCCTTTGTCATTTTATCGGCCAGAGGATCTGAAGATCATAAGACGGAAGGATATGAACAGGGAGCTGATGCCTATATCCCTAAACCTTTCCAGATCAATTACCTCCAGGTCAGGATTCGCAAGCTCCTGGACGATCAGCTCCGGATGGAGCACCTGATCAAGGATCAGCACATTACCAACCAGTTTATGGATGCTGATATTGCAGATACGGACAAGAAATTTCTGGAAGAACTGCTGAAGGTGATCGAGAAAAATCTGAATGAACCGGAACTCAATGCCGCGACACTGGAAGATGCGCTTTCCATTAGCAAAATGCAATTGTACAGAAGACTGAAATCACTCGCCGGGATGACACCTGCGGAGTTCATTAAAAGAATTCGCCTGAAACATGCCGCAGACATGCTGGTTAATTCTCAATACACCGTATCTGAAATATTTTACCGCACCGGATTCAACAACAAATCTTACTTCTTCAGAGAGTTTAAAAAGATTTACCATTGCGCGCCAAACGAGTACCGCCAGCAGCAATATGAAGAAAATATAGCCCCTTTGTAA
- a CDS encoding thioredoxin fold domain-containing protein — translation MKKLILLFLLIPFMGIAQDKGTHFEHGLTWAQVREKAMKENKYLFVDCFTTWCGPCKYMSSTIFPQEKMSAFFNKNFVNVKVQFDKTKDDNEEVKSWYADADAINKAYKIQAYPTFLIFSPKGELVHRIVGGGDADGFIAKAEKALNPETQYYTLLKKYEAGNAAPETLKQLASVAEEAYDQENAGKIAAAYLETQTDLYTKDNLEFLGKFTQSSKSKGFQLMLKEPGKVDAVLGKGQSNKVLTGVILQEEIYPHLRKPSANLDSLITVAKSKYPTVDLNKATEMLQVQFYQNMKNWPKFQSSVLAYMKKYGTEVDGSMLNSFAWTVFENCHDAECVASAMAWSKKSVEDTQSKEPAFLDTYANLLYKMGKKDEAIAMQKKAIAIVPEADKPTYQATLDKMEKGEKTWDKK, via the coding sequence ATGAAGAAGTTAATTTTATTATTTCTCCTGATCCCTTTCATGGGAATTGCACAGGATAAAGGAACACATTTTGAGCATGGACTGACCTGGGCACAGGTTCGCGAAAAAGCAATGAAGGAAAATAAATACCTTTTTGTCGACTGCTTTACCACCTGGTGCGGCCCTTGCAAATACATGAGCAGCACCATCTTCCCTCAGGAAAAAATGAGTGCATTTTTCAATAAAAATTTTGTGAATGTAAAGGTCCAGTTCGATAAAACCAAAGACGACAATGAAGAAGTGAAAAGCTGGTACGCGGATGCCGATGCGATCAATAAAGCGTATAAAATTCAGGCTTATCCTACCTTTCTGATCTTCTCTCCAAAGGGTGAACTGGTTCACCGGATTGTGGGTGGCGGTGATGCAGATGGATTTATTGCCAAAGCTGAAAAAGCGTTGAATCCGGAAACGCAATATTATACCCTGCTAAAAAAATATGAAGCGGGTAATGCTGCTCCGGAAACTTTAAAGCAATTGGCATCTGTTGCCGAGGAAGCCTATGATCAGGAAAATGCAGGCAAAATAGCCGCCGCTTACCTGGAAACACAAACTGACTTGTACACTAAAGACAACCTGGAGTTTTTAGGGAAGTTTACACAAAGCAGCAAAAGCAAAGGATTTCAGCTGATGCTGAAAGAACCTGGAAAAGTAGATGCCGTACTGGGCAAAGGGCAGTCAAACAAAGTCCTGACCGGGGTAATCCTTCAGGAAGAAATTTATCCCCATTTGAGAAAGCCTTCTGCTAATCTGGATTCATTGATTACTGTTGCAAAATCAAAATACCCTACAGTCGACCTGAACAAAGCCACTGAAATGTTGCAGGTTCAGTTTTATCAAAACATGAAAAACTGGCCGAAGTTTCAATCCTCAGTATTGGCGTATATGAAAAAATACGGAACAGAAGTAGATGGTTCCATGTTAAATAGTTTTGCCTGGACAGTATTCGAAAACTGTCATGACGCAGAATGTGTGGCTTCTGCCATGGCATGGAGCAAGAAAAGTGTAGAGGACACGCAAAGCAAGGAGCCTGCTTTCCTGGATACCTATGCCAATCTGCTCTACAAAATGGGAAAGAAAGATGAAGCAATCGCCATGCAAAAGAAAGCAATCGCCATTGTTCCGGAAGCAGACAAGCCAACTTACCAGGCTACCCTTGACAAAATGGAAAAGGGAGAGAAAACCTGGGATAAAAAATAG
- a CDS encoding PDDEXK nuclease domain-containing protein: MKQPNNPIKPSSLRDNFLPLLKNIKAVISETQNQVVRSINSAIILAYFQIGRMILEDEQAGTQRAEYAKETILRLSKELTTEFGKGYSADNLERFRKFYIIYQHRISASVMRKSSSRSKSASAIQKPGISDGVEFQFYLSWTHYIQLLKVKNEDERRFYEIEAAENNWSVRELQRQYNSALFERLTLSKDKKSVQKLIKKGQIIEKATDVLKSHYVLEFLGLKEDSEYSENDLETAIIDKLAHFMSELGKGFLFEGRQRRFTFEGDSFYVDLVFYNRLLKCFVLFDLKIGRLTHQDIGQMQMYVNYYDRKIKTSEENPTIGIILCKEENRTIVEFTLPEDNKQIFAKEYKAVLPSKESLKKQLL, encoded by the coding sequence ATGAAGCAACCCAATAATCCAATCAAGCCAAGCTCGTTAAGAGACAATTTCTTGCCTCTGCTTAAAAATATTAAGGCCGTTATATCGGAGACCCAGAATCAGGTCGTCCGGAGTATTAATTCAGCAATCATTTTAGCTTATTTTCAAATAGGCCGAATGATTCTTGAAGATGAGCAAGCCGGGACTCAACGTGCGGAATATGCAAAAGAAACCATTCTCCGTTTGAGTAAAGAATTAACTACCGAGTTTGGAAAAGGCTATTCTGCAGACAACCTGGAAAGGTTCAGAAAATTTTATATTATTTACCAGCACAGGATTTCCGCATCAGTGATGCGGAAATCTTCCAGTCGCTCAAAATCTGCCTCAGCGATTCAGAAACCAGGGATTAGTGATGGAGTTGAATTTCAATTCTATTTAAGTTGGACTCACTATATTCAACTCTTAAAAGTCAAAAATGAAGATGAACGGAGGTTCTATGAAATTGAAGCTGCAGAAAATAACTGGTCAGTAAGAGAGTTGCAGCGACAATATAATTCGGCACTATTTGAACGGTTGACGTTAAGCAAGGACAAGAAAAGCGTACAGAAATTGATTAAAAAGGGACAGATTATTGAAAAAGCAACTGACGTTCTAAAAAGTCATTATGTACTGGAGTTTCTTGGACTAAAAGAAGATTCCGAATATTCTGAGAATGATCTGGAAACTGCTATTATCGACAAGTTAGCGCATTTCATGTCTGAATTAGGAAAGGGATTTTTGTTTGAAGGCAGACAGCGAAGATTCACATTTGAAGGAGACAGCTTTTATGTTGATCTGGTTTTCTATAACAGGCTGTTAAAGTGTTTCGTCCTTTTTGACCTCAAAATTGGCAGATTAACCCATCAGGATATCGGCCAAATGCAGATGTATGTAAACTATTATGACAGAAAAATAAAGACTTCTGAAGAAAATCCTACGATAGGCATCATTCTATGTAAAGAAGAAAACAGAACAATTGTAGAATTCACCCTGCCAGAAGATAATAAGCAGATTTTTGCAAAAGAGTATAAGGCCGTTTTACCGAGTAAAGAATCCTTAAAAAAACAATTACTGTAA